A genomic segment from candidate division TA06 bacterium encodes:
- a CDS encoding PorT family protein, which yields MKKLFVLLLLLGLGSLALAQGLSFGIKGGMNVANMSGDSLSGTEGLAGVAVGAYASIGLLPNIAVQPEILFSQKGCKETGEILGTAYEATSRINYLEIPVLAKISFGAIVKPYVLAGPYFSTMMGATGEATLGGISASVDISDLFKSSDMGLTFGAGVQTPIKLSVEARYSMGLGSIDNIAPDENVKNSNISLLIGFSLF from the coding sequence ATGAAAAAATTATTTGTCTTGCTGCTTTTGTTGGGCCTGGGTTCCTTGGCTTTGGCCCAGGGATTGTCTTTTGGCATCAAGGGCGGGATGAACGTGGCCAACATGTCCGGCGACAGCCTGAGCGGCACCGAGGGCCTGGCCGGGGTGGCGGTGGGCGCATACGCCAGCATCGGCCTGCTGCCCAATATCGCGGTCCAGCCGGAGATCCTGTTCTCGCAAAAAGGCTGTAAGGAGACCGGCGAGATCCTGGGTACCGCATACGAAGCCACCAGCCGTATAAATTACCTTGAGATCCCGGTGCTGGCCAAGATCTCGTTTGGCGCCATTGTCAAACCCTATGTTCTGGCCGGACCCTATTTCTCCACCATGATGGGAGCCACCGGTGAAGCCACCCTCGGAGGAATTTCGGCTTCTGTGGATATTTCCGACCTGTTCAAGAGCTCCGACATGGGGTTGACCTTCGGGGCCGGTGTCCAGACACCGATCAAGCTTTCCGTCGAAGCCCGCTATTCAATGGGATTGGGTTCCATAGATAACATCGCACCGGACGAAAATGTTAAAAATTCGAACATCTCTCTTTTGATAGGGTTCTCTCTTTTCTAA
- a CDS encoding HAD family hydrolase yields MASNKYTHLVLFDIDGTLVHCGATPRRVFKQALLEVFGTAGPIDGWIFDGKTDSMIVRELMAEAGVEHNSDMVERALNLYSSALQTELPKASDKKIYPGVRELLEELSKQPVLQGLLTGNIRPGARAKLESLGLWKYFSFGAFADDSAVRKELADIAVQRAFEISGQKFTGKQIVIVGDTEHDINCGRHLGVKTVGVGTGRSSAAKLLGHGADQAFWDFSDYQEVVRVILDV; encoded by the coding sequence GTGGCCAGCAACAAATACACCCATCTGGTCCTCTTTGACATCGACGGAACTCTGGTGCACTGCGGGGCCACTCCCCGAAGGGTTTTCAAGCAGGCCCTGCTGGAGGTCTTCGGTACCGCCGGGCCGATAGACGGCTGGATCTTCGACGGCAAGACCGACTCCATGATCGTCCGGGAGCTGATGGCCGAGGCCGGGGTGGAACACAACAGCGACATGGTGGAAAGGGCGCTGAACCTTTATTCCTCGGCCCTGCAGACTGAACTACCCAAGGCGTCGGACAAAAAGATCTACCCCGGGGTGCGGGAACTGTTGGAGGAGCTGAGCAAACAACCAGTGTTGCAGGGGCTGCTGACCGGGAACATAAGACCGGGCGCGAGGGCCAAACTGGAGTCCTTGGGCCTGTGGAAGTATTTTTCGTTCGGAGCCTTTGCCGACGACTCGGCCGTCCGGAAGGAACTGGCGGATATAGCTGTGCAGAGGGCCTTTGAGATTTCGGGGCAGAAATTCACCGGCAAGCAGATTGTGATCGTTGGTGACACAGAGCACGACATCAACTGCGGCCGTCATTTGGGCGTTAAGACAGTCGGAGTGGGAACCGGGCGCAGTTCCGCTGCCAAGCTCCTGGGGCACGGGGCCGACCAGGCCTTCTGGGACTTCAGCGATTACCAAGAAGTTGTCCGGGTAATATTGGACGTATGA
- the rsmG gene encoding 16S rRNA (guanine(527)-N(7))-methyltransferase RsmG translates to MSGSKNGEITPGQIQQLEQYARFVLDWNQKINLISRQNAEKTVAGHIADSLAALPLLDEAAIYSPVPMTVMDLGSGGGFPGFPLKICRPGINLTCVEATQKKAKFLDLASRELDLQNVTVVPQHSQELVKEKERLSKYDVVLCRAVAELKELVKSSFPFLRPGGVLLAFKAQKAEQEIKEAEKELAKNYMRIETIKEYVIDGKARQIIVLEKQ, encoded by the coding sequence TTGTCCGGAAGTAAAAACGGGGAAATAACTCCCGGCCAGATCCAACAGTTGGAACAATACGCCCGGTTTGTTTTGGACTGGAACCAGAAAATAAATCTGATCTCCCGGCAGAACGCCGAAAAAACTGTGGCCGGCCACATCGCTGACTCGCTGGCGGCCCTGCCGCTGCTGGATGAGGCCGCCATATACAGCCCGGTTCCGATGACCGTCATGGACCTGGGCTCCGGCGGCGGTTTTCCCGGTTTTCCGCTGAAGATCTGCCGGCCCGGCATCAACCTGACCTGCGTGGAGGCCACCCAGAAGAAAGCAAAATTTTTGGACCTGGCGTCCCGGGAGCTGGATTTGCAGAACGTAACGGTGGTTCCCCAGCATTCCCAAGAGCTGGTCAAGGAGAAGGAACGGCTGAGCAAATACGATGTGGTGCTGTGCCGGGCGGTGGCCGAACTGAAGGAGCTGGTCAAGAGTTCGTTTCCTTTCCTGCGGCCCGGAGGGGTTTTGCTGGCATTCAAGGCGCAGAAGGCGGAGCAGGAAATAAAGGAGGCCGAAAAGGAGCTGGCAAAAAACTATATGCGGATAGAAACCATCAAAGAATATGTCATTGACGGGAAAGCCCGGCAAATAATTGTGCTGGAAAAACAATAG
- the dnaA gene encoding chromosomal replication initiator protein DnaA: protein MSQQAQALWAQAQEKIKERIGSGSYDTWLRPVKAASMGDTSITLRVPNQFFIQWLEQHYLPFIKEAIKETALRELDVIFSAPTEQPKPSLSEKQFPPPLPIAIDGDSQLRERYTFDKFVIGKSNEFAHAAARAVAEAPGKVYNPFFIYGGVGLGKTHLTHAIGNYVRAKKPKAKIFYTPAENFMNEMVAAIQNRKILDFKNHYRNLDVLLIDDIQFLSEKTGMQEEIFHTFNTLYDSRKQIVLTSDRPPKDISQLEERLVSRFQSGLVADIQSPDLETRIAILKKKAEIDELKVPDEVIFFMAEAVKSNIRELEGSLVRVTAFASVADRELTLELAQEALKHIISQKTKSISIDSILRTVANHFSVSDEALRSSKRTKELVLPRHIAMYLSRTLTTSSLNDIGKRFGGKDHSTVHHAIDKMNKDILKDQDMARQVELITKTIKGE from the coding sequence ATGAGCCAACAAGCACAAGCACTTTGGGCACAGGCCCAGGAAAAAATCAAAGAACGGATAGGCTCCGGCAGCTATGACACCTGGCTAAGGCCTGTCAAAGCGGCTTCCATGGGGGATACGTCTATAACCCTCCGGGTTCCCAACCAGTTTTTCATACAATGGCTGGAACAACATTACCTGCCATTCATAAAAGAAGCCATCAAAGAAACAGCCCTAAGGGAACTGGATGTGATCTTTTCAGCGCCCACCGAGCAACCCAAGCCTTCTTTGTCAGAAAAACAGTTTCCCCCTCCACTGCCCATCGCCATTGACGGCGACAGCCAGCTGAGGGAACGCTATACATTTGATAAATTTGTGATCGGGAAAAGCAACGAGTTTGCCCACGCCGCGGCCAGGGCCGTGGCCGAAGCGCCTGGCAAGGTCTATAACCCCTTTTTCATATACGGAGGTGTGGGATTGGGAAAGACCCATCTGACCCATGCCATCGGCAATTACGTCCGGGCCAAAAAACCCAAGGCCAAGATCTTTTACACCCCGGCCGAAAATTTCATGAACGAGATGGTGGCCGCCATCCAGAACCGCAAGATCCTTGACTTCAAAAACCACTACCGCAATCTTGACGTCCTGCTGATAGACGATATCCAGTTCCTTTCGGAAAAGACCGGGATGCAGGAGGAGATATTCCACACCTTCAACACTCTTTATGACTCACGCAAACAGATAGTGCTGACCTCGGACCGACCGCCCAAGGACATCTCCCAGCTGGAGGAGCGTCTAGTCTCCCGCTTTCAAAGCGGTTTGGTGGCCGACATCCAATCCCCCGACCTGGAGACCAGGATCGCCATCTTAAAGAAGAAGGCCGAGATCGATGAGCTGAAAGTACCAGATGAGGTCATCTTTTTCATGGCCGAGGCGGTCAAGTCCAACATCCGGGAACTGGAGGGATCTTTGGTCCGGGTCACCGCCTTTGCCTCGGTGGCTGACCGGGAACTGACCCTGGAGCTGGCCCAGGAGGCCCTTAAACACATCATCTCCCAAAAGACCAAAAGCATCTCCATCGATTCCATCCTGAGGACGGTGGCCAACCATTTTTCCGTCAGCGACGAGGCTTTGCGCTCCAGCAAGCGCACCAAGGAACTGGTGCTCCCCCGCCACATAGCCATGTACCTTTCCCGAACCCTGACCACTTCTTCACTGAACGACATCGGCAAGCGTTTCGGGGGCAAAGACCATTCCACCGTTCATCACGCCATAGACAAAATGAATAAAGATATCTTAAAAGACCAGGATATGGCCCGGCAGGTGGAGTTGATAACCAAGACTATAAAGGGTGAATAA
- the dnaN gene encoding DNA polymerase III subunit beta yields the protein MKISISQDKILSSLQSIIGVVPTKSTFPVLANVLLEATKDKIKFSATDLEVAIVTETEAKITNPGAITIPARQFFEIIKQLPSLPLDIEVNENKIAIKCDKSRFNLIGIPKDEFPKIPEIKKDKQIKLPASLLQSAIKKTLFAAANDSSRPALCGVLFQVNGDKLRVVTTDGRRLALMESLISPVSQKSELLIPPKGLNLVNKMIGSSEQEIILKFDDNYSQFILGSTQLFARHIEGVYPEYDKFIPWSNDKIVTVNTEIFAAGVRRVSVFSDTFTSMIKLNIKADSLDLSSRTADIGEAFESLAAKYGGEEMEIGYNANYLLDIIKNVESDELNIYLSAPLAAAIVRPSQEKDDNKLVYLIMPIRLPE from the coding sequence ATGAAAATTTCCATCTCCCAGGACAAGATCCTTTCAAGCCTTCAAAGCATAATCGGAGTGGTTCCCACCAAAAGCACATTTCCGGTACTGGCCAACGTGCTTTTAGAGGCCACCAAGGACAAGATAAAGTTCTCCGCCACTGACCTGGAAGTGGCCATCGTCACCGAGACCGAGGCCAAGATCACCAACCCCGGAGCCATCACCATTCCGGCCCGCCAGTTCTTCGAGATCATCAAACAGCTACCCTCCCTGCCGCTGGATATCGAGGTCAACGAGAACAAGATAGCCATCAAGTGCGACAAGAGCCGCTTTAACCTGATCGGGATACCCAAGGACGAATTTCCCAAGATCCCCGAAATCAAAAAAGACAAGCAGATCAAGCTGCCAGCCTCACTGCTGCAGAGCGCCATCAAAAAGACCCTTTTCGCCGCGGCCAACGACAGTTCCCGCCCGGCCCTGTGCGGAGTGCTGTTCCAGGTCAACGGAGACAAGCTGCGGGTGGTGACCACCGACGGCCGGCGCCTGGCCCTGATGGAAAGCCTGATATCGCCAGTCTCACAGAAAAGCGAACTGCTGATCCCGCCCAAGGGGCTGAACCTGGTCAACAAGATGATCGGTTCCAGCGAACAGGAGATAATCCTGAAGTTCGACGATAACTATTCCCAGTTCATCCTGGGCAGCACCCAGCTGTTCGCCCGGCACATCGAAGGAGTTTATCCCGAATACGACAAGTTCATACCCTGGAGCAACGATAAGATCGTCACCGTCAACACTGAGATATTTGCGGCCGGGGTGCGCCGGGTATCGGTGTTTTCCGACACTTTCACCAGCATGATCAAACTGAACATTAAGGCCGATTCCCTGGACCTTTCCAGCCGCACCGCCGACATCGGGGAGGCCTTTGAAAGCCTGGCGGCCAAATACGGCGGGGAGGAAATGGAGATCGGCTACAACGCCAACTATCTGCTGGACATCATCAAGAATGTTGAGTCCGACGAGCTGAATATTTATCTCAGCGCACCGCTGGCGGCGGCCATCGTCCGGCCCAGCCAGGAAAAGGACGACAACAAACTGGTCTATCTGATCATGCCCATCCGCCTGCCGGAATAA
- a CDS encoding Dabb family protein, producing MIKHIVLWSFRPQAEGRSKQENIELAREKLLGLKKSIPEVRSLEIGININTGQDAFDLALYSVFENEKDLDTYQKHPEHLKAVDFLRKVRDRRVVADYPVET from the coding sequence ATGATAAAGCATATTGTCCTTTGGAGTTTTAGGCCACAGGCCGAGGGCCGCAGCAAGCAGGAGAACATAGAGCTGGCCCGGGAAAAACTGCTGGGGCTCAAAAAGAGCATCCCAGAAGTGAGGTCCCTGGAGATCGGCATAAACATCAATACCGGCCAGGATGCTTTTGACCTGGCCCTCTATTCCGTGTTCGAGAACGAGAAAGACCTGGACACCTACCAAAAACATCCCGAGCATTTGAAAGCCGTGGACTTTCTGCGGAAGGTCAGGGACCGGCGGGTGGTGGCGGATTATCCGGTCGAAACATAG
- a CDS encoding DMT family transporter: MTNRHLKADLWLLLATFFWGVTFVAVKDAMLHATPLVFMGVRFALAGVILLPFCYRGLKTLPFKGWRDGIILGSFLFGGFALQTAGLVHTTATRSAFITGLSVILVPPLSITMLKKKVGPWIWTGVALAAVGLYFLSRPASGGFNRGDLLTALCAACFAVEIILVQTYTQKHGAMNMVMVQIITTVFLSLLFMWRLERPAIHFVPSLWLDLLLTSGLATAGSLVIQSHYQKQTSAARVAVIYTLEPLFAAVFAFLIFGEKMPWLGWLGASLIMVGMLSSEFGKE, translated from the coding sequence ATGACCAACCGACACCTTAAAGCCGACCTCTGGCTGCTGCTGGCCACTTTTTTCTGGGGCGTCACCTTTGTGGCGGTCAAGGATGCCATGCTCCACGCCACCCCCCTTGTCTTCATGGGGGTGCGCTTTGCCCTGGCCGGGGTAATTCTGCTGCCGTTCTGTTACCGTGGATTGAAAACCCTGCCCTTTAAGGGATGGCGGGACGGGATCATCCTGGGGTCTTTCCTGTTCGGGGGGTTCGCGCTTCAGACAGCGGGACTGGTGCACACCACAGCCACCCGTTCGGCCTTCATTACAGGGCTGTCGGTGATCCTGGTGCCGCCGCTTTCTATCACCATGCTCAAGAAAAAAGTGGGGCCGTGGATCTGGACCGGGGTGGCCCTGGCCGCGGTGGGCCTGTATTTCCTGTCCCGGCCGGCCTCCGGGGGCTTCAATCGGGGAGACCTTCTGACAGCCCTGTGCGCGGCTTGTTTTGCGGTGGAGATAATACTGGTCCAGACCTACACCCAAAAACACGGGGCCATGAACATGGTAATGGTCCAGATAATCACCACCGTCTTCCTGAGCCTGCTGTTCATGTGGCGGCTGGAAAGACCGGCCATCCATTTTGTCCCCTCGCTTTGGCTGGACCTGCTGTTGACCAGCGGCCTGGCCACGGCCGGGTCCCTGGTGATCCAGTCACATTACCAAAAACAGACCTCCGCCGCCCGGGTCGCCGTCATCTACACGCTGGAACCGTTATTTGCGGCCGTCTTCGCCTTTCTGATCTTTGGGGAAAAGATGCCCTGGCTGGGGTGGCTGGGGGCCAGTCTGATAATGGTGGGAATGCTGTCCTCGGAATTTGGGAAAGAATAA
- a CDS encoding DMT family transporter, which yields MKKIIFITLLALVVVFWGNAFVAIKYLLEVEGLDPMQLTVLRYLPAALLLLVLMFAIYKPQKIFSVWRQEWLGISLYGITGVLGYNLALNYGESRIAAGTASLIVGLSPIFTLIASNLALKEKITARKLGGIIAAFIGLFIVVRWGAGEAINFNYLLGVLITFGAPLSWALYTIVGKPMVHRHDPNLITMSAIVWGSLPLMFFLPPVRTMAAITTKGWGALIFLSLVCTIFGFLVWSWALKKTEAARLGALVYLIPLVTIISGLVFIREAPTVGLIAGGIILIAGVVAAET from the coding sequence ATGAAAAAAATCATATTCATAACACTGCTGGCCCTGGTGGTGGTCTTCTGGGGCAACGCCTTTGTGGCAATCAAATACCTGCTGGAGGTGGAGGGCCTGGACCCCATGCAGCTGACGGTTCTCCGGTACCTGCCGGCGGCCCTGCTGTTGCTGGTTCTGATGTTTGCGATCTACAAACCGCAGAAGATATTTTCGGTATGGCGCCAGGAATGGCTGGGAATTTCCCTTTACGGCATCACCGGGGTTTTGGGTTACAACCTGGCCCTGAATTACGGGGAGAGCCGGATCGCGGCCGGAACCGCCAGCCTGATAGTGGGCCTCTCCCCCATTTTTACTTTAATAGCCTCCAACCTGGCGCTTAAGGAAAAGATCACCGCCAGAAAACTGGGCGGCATCATCGCGGCCTTCATCGGGCTGTTCATCGTGGTCCGCTGGGGGGCCGGGGAGGCCATCAACTTCAACTATCTTCTGGGCGTGCTGATCACCTTCGGGGCCCCGCTTTCCTGGGCACTCTACACCATAGTGGGAAAGCCCATGGTCCACCGCCACGACCCCAACCTGATCACCATGTCGGCCATCGTCTGGGGCAGCCTGCCGCTGATGTTCTTTCTGCCGCCGGTAAGAACCATGGCGGCAATAACAACCAAAGGCTGGGGAGCCTTGATATTCCTGAGCCTGGTCTGCACCATCTTCGGCTTCCTGGTATGGTCCTGGGCCTTAAAGAAGACCGAGGCCGCCCGGCTGGGGGCTTTGGTCTATCTGATCCCGCTGGTGACCATAATCTCCGGGCTGGTGTTCATCCGGGAAGCCCCCACGGTTGGTTTGATAGCCGGGGGCATTATCCTGATAGCCGGTGTGGTGGCGGCTGAAACATAG
- a CDS encoding chemotaxis protein CheC, whose translation MDIKNLDPLHLDALKEVSNIGAGHAATALSELAHQTILIDVPVIEVKPLGEVLTALAAPGQKIACVAVGLSGDIKGESLLLFTEQDAVEFSNRVLGREESIKPVALGQLEESALKETSNILTCAYMNALGVLLGVMVIPTAPSLEIRDPREAGGQSFSSHKEHGDMVISIKNEFRFMDKKINLQGYFLLIPDGESLKAIFKKMNM comes from the coding sequence ATGGATATTAAAAATTTAGACCCCCTGCACCTGGACGCCCTTAAAGAGGTGTCCAACATTGGGGCCGGGCACGCCGCCACCGCCCTCTCGGAACTGGCCCACCAGACAATCCTGATAGACGTGCCGGTGATCGAGGTCAAACCGCTGGGCGAAGTGCTGACCGCATTGGCCGCCCCCGGGCAGAAGATCGCCTGCGTGGCGGTGGGCCTTTCCGGGGATATCAAGGGAGAATCCCTGCTGCTGTTCACCGAACAAGATGCGGTGGAGTTCTCCAACCGGGTACTGGGCCGGGAAGAGTCAATAAAACCGGTTGCTTTGGGCCAGTTGGAGGAATCGGCGCTTAAGGAGACATCCAACATTCTGACCTGTGCCTACATGAATGCCCTGGGAGTGTTGCTGGGCGTGATGGTGATCCCCACCGCACCGTCCCTGGAGATCCGGGACCCGCGGGAAGCAGGGGGCCAATCGTTCTCCTCGCACAAGGAGCACGGGGACATGGTGATCTCCATCAAGAATGAATTCCGGTTCATGGACAAAAAGATCAATCTTCAAGGATACTTTCTGTTGATCCCGGACGGGGAATCGCTAAAGGCGATATTCAAGAAAATGAATATGTAA
- a CDS encoding radical SAM protein, with protein sequence MPNLLYSDTSGQIYDTPEFQPLGLSGGDFVPVPENELVPLPVGSEIFVIKKGVVVASQNRATVYLEKLQGKKIFPVAAFMPAGFTRTLLPGYVEKAEKPFLPLWSYTALAWHKGRICGAARLVAKNPKADPELHSPQQDKRLVKLVEQRLSEEPSNRLLRQLARCALEYHCFAGKNTFYRRWELPLPTSPSCNARCLGCLSLQPGECCASQDRITFVPTPKEIAELAVPHLQKAESAIASFGQGCEGEPLLQDKTLEASIKLIRARTDRGTINLNTNGYSPEKIKRLARAGLNSVRISLNSSLNKSYDAYYRPVNYKYADVLKSIAVAKQNGLYVSINLLVFPGYTDRERETEGLIKLFHKHKVDMVQMRNLSIDPWWYIRTVPRPKGTSLGIASLIDIFKRELPKTRIDYFNIPVH encoded by the coding sequence ATGCCAAATTTATTATATTCCGACACTTCCGGCCAGATCTACGACACACCTGAATTTCAGCCACTGGGCCTTTCCGGTGGGGACTTTGTGCCCGTGCCGGAAAACGAGCTGGTGCCACTGCCGGTGGGCAGTGAGATCTTCGTGATCAAAAAGGGTGTCGTGGTTGCTTCGCAGAACAGAGCCACAGTATACCTGGAAAAACTGCAGGGCAAGAAGATCTTTCCAGTGGCAGCTTTCATGCCGGCCGGGTTCACTAGGACCCTGCTGCCGGGTTATGTAGAGAAAGCGGAAAAACCCTTTCTTCCCCTGTGGTCTTACACCGCCTTGGCCTGGCACAAGGGAAGGATCTGCGGCGCGGCGCGGCTGGTTGCCAAGAACCCCAAGGCCGATCCCGAACTTCACAGCCCGCAACAAGACAAACGTCTTGTTAAACTTGTTGAACAAAGATTGTCAGAAGAACCCTCAAACCGGTTATTGCGCCAGCTGGCCCGCTGCGCATTGGAGTATCACTGCTTTGCCGGCAAGAACACTTTTTACCGCAGATGGGAATTGCCCCTGCCAACCTCGCCGTCCTGCAATGCCCGATGTCTGGGCTGTCTTTCCCTTCAGCCGGGGGAGTGCTGCGCCAGCCAGGACCGGATAACTTTCGTCCCCACGCCAAAAGAGATAGCGGAACTGGCCGTGCCCCATCTGCAAAAGGCGGAATCGGCCATCGCCAGCTTTGGCCAGGGCTGTGAGGGGGAGCCCCTGCTGCAGGACAAGACCTTGGAGGCCTCCATCAAATTGATCCGCGCCCGGACGGACCGGGGGACCATCAACCTGAACACCAACGGCTATTCCCCGGAGAAGATCAAACGCCTGGCCCGTGCCGGCCTGAACTCGGTGCGGATCAGTTTGAATTCCTCACTCAACAAGAGCTATGATGCCTACTACCGGCCGGTCAACTACAAATATGCAGACGTACTGAAAAGCATCGCCGTGGCCAAGCAGAACGGACTGTATGTCAGTATCAACCTGCTGGTGTTTCCCGGCTACACCGACCGTGAGCGGGAGACGGAAGGACTGATAAAATTATTCCACAAACACAAGGTGGACATGGTGCAGATGAGAAACCTGTCCATCGATCCCTGGTGGTATATCCGCACCGTGCCAAGGCCAAAAGGTACAAGTCTGGGGATAGCCAGCCTGATCGATATTTTCAAAAGGGAACTTCCAAAAACGCGGATAGATTATTTCAATATCCCGGTGCATTAA
- a CDS encoding T9SS type A sorting domain-containing protein, with product MSSVTNYGQLGQVQGGSSAYTFWPAPALDINGDPIPPLMNYVFGWGLWVGAQVRNDSIPGKMDTLVTQGYNPSNARYEYTPGAVIGGVPQSPTAADVKVYVSTEAGWPLQKTGGGDSIVSMLDTRCVYNDYNVSNHLTGRPLKIEVTQTTYQWNTASITDVIYYLFEVRNTREDTLFDVYLAPTTDCDIGSESDPYQNDICYWDSTTNMGYQYNGINSEPGWTREPGCIGFMFLESPVANKEFTAPDGYHLSIGDTIGLYAFKVFNRAIDPPTDIEQYQELAGYDYMTGNFKRLDNKPSPNDQRFMESTGPIDLAPGQTAKVIVCMICANFDYSYLGTNDTMAIMELREKARDAKLQFDQLGITGLLGKNTMPPILLLQNAPNPFKQATTINYRVSKPGLVNLKVYNIAGQLVKTLASGQAAAGPHAVKWDGRDNSGNKVSSGIYIYRLQAENKEMTQKLVILR from the coding sequence ATGTCCAGCGTAACCAATTATGGTCAGCTGGGCCAGGTTCAGGGTGGTAGCTCAGCCTATACCTTTTGGCCAGCCCCGGCATTGGATATCAATGGAGACCCCATACCGCCATTGATGAACTACGTTTTTGGCTGGGGTCTATGGGTGGGGGCACAGGTGAGAAACGATAGTATACCGGGCAAAATGGATACCCTGGTAACACAGGGCTATAATCCGAGCAACGCAAGATATGAATACACTCCGGGAGCTGTAATAGGCGGGGTCCCGCAAAGCCCTACGGCTGCGGATGTCAAGGTTTATGTTTCCACGGAGGCCGGCTGGCCCCTGCAAAAGACCGGAGGCGGGGACAGCATCGTATCTATGCTGGACACCAGGTGTGTCTATAACGATTATAATGTCAGCAATCATCTTACCGGCCGACCGCTGAAGATAGAAGTAACCCAGACCACCTACCAATGGAACACTGCCAGCATTACGGACGTCATCTATTATTTATTCGAGGTCCGGAATACCAGAGAAGATACTCTGTTCGATGTATACTTGGCGCCTACCACCGACTGCGACATCGGGAGCGAGAGCGACCCCTACCAAAATGATATATGCTACTGGGATTCCACAACAAATATGGGATACCAGTACAACGGCATCAACAGCGAACCCGGCTGGACCAGGGAACCTGGGTGTATAGGCTTCATGTTCCTGGAAAGCCCGGTGGCCAACAAGGAATTCACCGCACCAGACGGCTACCACCTCAGCATTGGCGACACCATAGGACTGTATGCTTTTAAGGTGTTCAATCGGGCAATAGATCCGCCGACCGATATCGAGCAATATCAGGAACTGGCCGGATACGATTATATGACCGGAAATTTTAAGAGACTGGATAATAAACCTTCCCCCAATGACCAGAGATTTATGGAATCGACCGGGCCCATAGACCTTGCCCCTGGACAGACCGCCAAAGTGATCGTCTGCATGATCTGCGCCAATTTTGATTACAGTTATCTGGGGACCAATGACACGATGGCCATAATGGAACTGCGGGAAAAAGCCAGAGACGCTAAGTTACAGTTCGATCAGTTGGGTATCACTGGACTACTGGGTAAAAATACCATGCCCCCCATCCTGCTGCTGCAGAACGCCCCCAACCCATTTAAACAAGCAACAACGATCAATTATCGGGTATCAAAACCGGGGCTGGTAAACCTGAAGGTTTACAACATCGCCGGACAACTGGTGAAGACCCTGGCCAGCGGGCAGGCGGCAGCAGGGCCGCATGCCGTCAAATGGGACGGCCGGGACAACAGCGGAAACAAAGTGTCTTCGGGCATTTATATTTATCGTCTGCAGGCGGAGAATAAAGAGATGACCCAAAAACTGGTGATTCTCAGATAA